In Trichoderma breve strain T069 chromosome 4, whole genome shotgun sequence, the following proteins share a genomic window:
- a CDS encoding ATPase family associated with various cellular activities (AAA) domain-containing protein gives MVQISEVKGNKRDNRTAAHTHIKGLGLKSDGYADTQAAGFVGQVPARESCGVVVDLIRAHKMAGRGVLLAGGPGTGKTALALAISQELGTKIPFCPIVGSEIYSSEVKKTEVLMENFRRAIGLKVRETKEVYEGEVTELTPEEAENPLGGYGKTISTLLIGLKSAKGQKKLRLDPSIYEAIQKERVTVGDVIYIEANTGACKRVGRSDAYATEFDLEAEEYVPIPKGEVHKKKEIVQDVTLHDLDVANARPQGGQDIMSMMGQLMKPKMTEITDKLRAEINKVVGKYIDQGVAELVPGVLFIDEAHMLDVECFTYLNRALESHLAPIVVLASNRGMSTIRGTDDVVAAHGIPPDFLARMLIIPTSPYSADEIKKIVKLRATTEGVSITDAAIDKISEHGVRVSLRYCLQLLTPSSILAKANGRTQIDVQDVSECEDLFLDARRSASLLASEAGRGYL, from the exons ACACACAGGCTGCTGGCTTTGTCGGCCAGGTTCCCGCACGAGAG tCATGTGGCGTTGTTGTCGATCTGATTCGAGCTCACAAGATGGCTGGTCGAGGTGTTCTGTTAGCTGGTGGCCCAGGAACCGGAAAGACAGCTCTGGCGCTTGCGATTAGCCAGGAATTGGGTACTAAGATTCCCTTTTGCCCGATCGTTGGCAGCGAGATCTACTCGTCTGAAGTCAAGAAGACCGAAGTCTTGATGGAGAACTTCCGAAGAGCGATTGGCCTCAAGGTCAGGGAAACGAAGGAGGTCTACGAGGGCGAGGTTACCGAACTTACACCAGAAGAGGCGGAGAACCCACTGGGCGGCTACGGAAAGACTATCAGCACGCTGCTGATCGGATTGAAGAGTGCCAAGggccagaagaagcttcgGCTCGACCCCAGCATTTACGAGGCCATTCAGAAGGAGAGAGTCACTGTTGGCGACGTCATCTACATCGAGGCGAACACTGGTGCTTGCAAGAGAGTGGGACGATCCGATGCGTATGCCACCGAGTTCGAcctcgaagccgaagaatACGTGCCTATCCCCAAGGGCGAGGtgcacaagaagaaggaaatcGTGCAGGACGTCACATTGCATGATCTTGATGTTGCAAACGCTAGACCTCAGGGTGGCCAGGATATCATGAGCATGATGGGCCAGCTGATGAAGCCCAAGATGACAGAAATCACCGACAAACTACGTGCCGAGATCAACAAGGTTGTCGGAAAGTACATTGACCAAGGCGTAGCCGAGTTAGTCCCAGGCGTCCTATTCATCGACGAG GCTCACATGCTCGATGTGGAGTGCTTCACCTATTTAAACCGAGCATTGGAATCACACCTCGCTCCCATTGTGGTTTTGGCATCCAACCGTGGAATGTCCACAATAAGAGGTACCGACGACGTTGTCGCGGCTCATGGCATTCCTCCCGACTTCCTAGCCCGAATGCTCATCATCCCCACGTCCCCATACTCGGCAgacgagatcaagaagattgtcaagCTCCGGGCCACAACCGAGGGTGTGTCTATTACGGACGCTGCCATTGACAAAATTTCCGAGCACGGTGTCCGTGTTAGCTTAAGATACTGCCTACAACTGCTGACACCGTCAAG CATTCTTGCCAAGGCGAATGGCCGTACTCAGATTGACGTCCAGGATGTGTCCGAGTGCGAAGATCTTTTCCTCGACGCCCGCCGTAGCGCCTCGCTTCTTGCTAGCGAGGCGGGACGGGGCTATCTGTAA